A genome region from Chloroflexota bacterium includes the following:
- a CDS encoding HAMP domain-containing histidine kinase produces the protein MLRTLRQRFILSHVLPLLVLIPIMGIALIYTLETQIVLANLSGELAGQAVLIAELAAAQPNLWDDPAEAQKFVDRISSRVKARLMLLDRSGRLLASSDPADTESLGQPIDLPGLSDVLSGEINVRTSYSRHLRAEIADVLVPVPGPDQQVVGAIRLTYHLASVYERFLRMRSLVVMVLAAGLLLGAIIGWILALNLERPLRNVTQAVYQLAAGQRTTPLPEQGPQEIRLLVHAFNTLVERLRTLEEIRHRLLSNLIHELGRPLGALHSAIQALLRGADQDPALRHDLLTGMEGELNHLQRLLDDLALLHDQVVGTLELDRRPIALSEWLPQALSPWKAAAQEKGLRWEDRMPAELPVVEADPDRLAQALGNLLSNAIKYTPPGGTIAVHSGVEDGSIWIRVSDTGPGIPPEELEHIFTPFYRSHTHARFPQGMGLGLSIARDLITAHGGRLEVDSAPGQGSRFTLWLPLSPAEDTPDDDQTPT, from the coding sequence ATGCTACGCACATTACGCCAGCGGTTCATCCTCAGCCATGTGCTTCCCCTGCTCGTCCTCATCCCCATCATGGGCATCGCGCTCATCTACACCCTGGAAACGCAAATCGTCCTGGCCAACCTCTCCGGCGAACTGGCCGGCCAGGCGGTCCTGATCGCCGAGCTGGCCGCCGCACAGCCGAACCTCTGGGACGACCCGGCGGAGGCGCAGAAGTTCGTAGATCGCATCAGCTCCCGGGTGAAGGCACGGCTGATGCTGTTGGATCGAAGCGGGCGCCTGTTGGCCTCCAGCGACCCCGCCGATACGGAATCGCTCGGGCAACCCATCGACCTGCCCGGCCTGTCCGACGTCCTATCGGGCGAGATCAACGTGCGGACCTCATACAGTCGCCACCTTCGTGCGGAGATAGCCGACGTCCTGGTCCCCGTCCCGGGCCCAGATCAACAGGTCGTCGGAGCCATACGCCTGACCTACCATCTGGCCTCCGTCTACGAGCGATTCCTGCGCATGCGTTCCCTCGTCGTCATGGTGCTGGCGGCAGGGCTCCTTCTGGGCGCCATCATCGGATGGATCCTGGCCCTAAACCTGGAGCGCCCCTTGAGGAACGTGACCCAGGCCGTCTACCAGCTGGCCGCCGGACAGCGGACCACCCCGCTCCCCGAACAGGGACCACAGGAGATCCGCCTGCTGGTTCACGCCTTCAACACGCTGGTGGAGCGCCTGCGCACCCTGGAGGAGATCCGCCACCGGCTGCTGTCCAACCTCATACACGAGCTGGGACGCCCATTGGGCGCTCTCCACTCGGCCATCCAGGCGCTGCTCAGGGGCGCAGATCAGGACCCTGCCCTGCGGCATGACCTGTTGACGGGCATGGAGGGCGAGCTGAATCACCTGCAACGCCTGCTGGACGATCTGGCCCTGCTCCACGATCAGGTGGTGGGCACCCTGGAGCTGGATCGCCGCCCGATCGCCCTGAGCGAGTGGCTTCCCCAGGCGCTATCTCCCTGGAAGGCGGCCGCCCAGGAGAAAGGGCTCCGCTGGGAGGATCGGATGCCGGCCGAGCTGCCCGTCGTGGAGGCCGATCCCGATCGGCTGGCCCAGGCGCTGGGGAACCTGCTCAGCAACGCCATCAAATACACGCCCCCCGGGGGCACCATCGCCGTTCACTCCGGCGTCGAGGATGGGAGCATATGGATCCGGGTAAGCGACACCGGACCTGGCATCCCGCCGGAGGAACTGGAGCATATCTTCACCCCCTTCTACCGCAGCCATACCCACGCCCGCTTCCCACAAGGCATGGGATTGGGACTGAGCATCGCGCGGGACCTGATCACCGCCCACGGCGGCCGGCTGGAGGTGGACAGCGCCCCCGGCCAGGGCAGCCGCTTCACCCTCTGGCTGCCCCTCAGCCCAGCAGAGGATACCCCTGATGATGATCAGACCCCGACATAG
- the glgX gene encoding glycogen debranching protein GlgX: MNERALSEYLHEISETGEVRVGIPLPLGAHRLGDGVNFALFSRHATHVYLELFERPGDDAPSREIYLDPVRHRTGDIWHVWVRGIRPGQLYGYRVDGPYAPQSGHRFNVHKLLLDPFATAITHIAHWDFTPALGYDPASPQQDLSPSQVDDAGAMPKCVFTHEHFDWEEDRPPRHPWSETLIYETHVRGFTIHPSSGVQHPGTYRGLIEKIPYLRDLGITAVELMPVQEFNEHELSRTNPLTGERLRNYWGYNPAAFQAPKASYASAGGLGQQKLEFKEMVKALHRAGIEVILDVVLNHTAEGNEMGPTLCLRGVDNAIFYMLEEDRRFYRDYTGTGNTINGNHPVVRDFILSVLRYWVTEMHVDGFRFDLASVLGRDEQGNLQANAPLLERIAEDPILRDAKIIAEAWDAAGAYQVGSFSERRWAEWNGRYRDEVRRFWRGDEGMIGLFASRICGSADIYQQSGKGPECSINFITCHDGFTLNDLVSYRRKHNEANGEGNRDGAEENYSENHGVEGETDDPTIDAVRRRQIKNFLLTLFISRGVPMLLGGDEFRRTQRGNNNAYCQDNEISWYDWSFLQRHQEIYRFTRGMIAFRRAHPVLRREEFYTEADIRWFSPMGEPPNWSDPREKRLACLILGEEEEDLYLMFNADENATSFVLPPPPRGGRWHLAVDTSRPCPHDLHEEGEEPLLDSQEAYRVSCRSSVILIARA, translated from the coding sequence GTGAACGAACGAGCCCTCTCCGAATACCTGCACGAGATCTCCGAAACCGGCGAGGTCCGGGTGGGAATCCCCCTGCCTCTGGGAGCTCACCGGCTGGGAGACGGGGTGAACTTCGCCCTCTTCAGCCGCCATGCCACCCACGTCTACCTGGAACTCTTCGAGCGCCCTGGAGACGACGCTCCCAGCCGCGAGATCTACCTGGATCCCGTTCGCCATCGCACAGGGGACATCTGGCATGTCTGGGTGCGCGGGATCCGCCCCGGACAGCTGTACGGATATCGGGTCGACGGGCCTTACGCTCCCCAGAGTGGGCATCGGTTCAACGTCCACAAGCTGCTCCTGGACCCCTTCGCCACCGCGATCACGCACATCGCCCATTGGGACTTCACGCCCGCCCTGGGCTACGATCCCGCCTCTCCACAGCAAGACCTGTCGCCCTCCCAGGTGGATGACGCGGGGGCCATGCCCAAGTGCGTGTTCACTCACGAGCACTTCGACTGGGAGGAGGACCGTCCGCCACGCCATCCGTGGTCGGAGACGTTGATCTACGAGACCCACGTGCGAGGGTTCACCATCCACCCCAGCTCCGGCGTGCAACATCCCGGCACGTATCGGGGACTGATCGAGAAGATCCCCTACCTGCGGGATCTGGGCATTACCGCCGTGGAGCTGATGCCCGTACAGGAATTCAACGAGCATGAGCTATCACGCACCAACCCGCTCACCGGCGAGCGGCTGCGGAACTACTGGGGCTATAACCCGGCGGCCTTTCAGGCCCCCAAGGCCTCCTACGCCAGCGCCGGCGGATTGGGCCAGCAGAAGCTGGAGTTCAAAGAGATGGTGAAGGCCCTACACCGGGCAGGTATCGAGGTCATCCTGGATGTGGTGCTCAATCACACGGCGGAGGGGAACGAGATGGGCCCCACGCTCTGCCTGCGCGGCGTGGACAACGCCATCTTCTACATGCTGGAAGAGGACCGGAGATTCTACAGGGATTACACCGGCACGGGCAATACCATCAACGGCAATCATCCCGTCGTGCGAGATTTCATCCTGAGCGTGTTGCGATACTGGGTCACGGAGATGCACGTGGACGGATTCCGCTTCGACCTGGCCTCTGTGCTGGGCCGGGACGAACAGGGGAACCTACAGGCCAATGCCCCCCTCCTGGAGCGCATCGCGGAGGACCCGATCCTGCGCGATGCCAAGATCATCGCCGAGGCATGGGATGCGGCCGGCGCCTACCAGGTGGGTAGCTTCTCCGAGCGCCGCTGGGCGGAGTGGAACGGACGCTATCGAGATGAAGTGCGGCGCTTCTGGCGAGGAGATGAGGGGATGATCGGCCTTTTCGCCAGCCGCATCTGCGGCAGCGCCGACATCTATCAGCAATCGGGCAAGGGGCCCGAGTGCAGCATCAACTTCATCACCTGCCACGACGGGTTCACCCTGAATGACCTGGTGAGCTATCGCCGGAAACACAACGAGGCCAACGGGGAGGGGAACCGGGACGGCGCCGAGGAGAATTACAGCGAGAACCACGGGGTAGAGGGCGAGACGGACGACCCGACGATCGACGCCGTGCGCAGGCGACAGATCAAGAACTTCCTGCTCACGCTGTTCATCTCACGCGGCGTCCCGATGTTGCTGGGCGGGGATGAGTTTCGGCGCACCCAGCGAGGCAACAACAACGCGTACTGCCAGGACAACGAAATCAGCTGGTACGACTGGTCATTCCTGCAGCGGCATCAGGAGATCTATCGCTTCACGCGGGGGATGATCGCCTTCCGCCGCGCGCATCCCGTTTTGCGACGGGAGGAATTCTACACGGAGGCCGATATCCGCTGGTTCAGCCCGATGGGGGAGCCACCTAATTGGTCAGACCCCCGAGAAAAGCGGCTGGCCTGCCTGATCCTGGGAGAGGAGGAAGAGGACCTATATCTGATGTTCAATGCGGACGAGAACGCTACAAGCTTCGTCCTGCCCCCACCGCCACGGGGCGGCCGCTGGCATCTGGCTGTGGATACATCCCGGCCTTGCCCCCACGATCTGCATGAGGAGGGCGAGGAACCTCTTCTCGACTCGCAGGAGGCTTACCGGGTATCGTGCCGCTCCAGTGTGATTCTGATCGCCCGGGCATAA
- a CDS encoding PrsW family intramembrane metalloprotease translates to MNIPAKPGRRSRRTWNAPGERRTATRESGRRSRSTCVRRGKGQRPIGTGWPAESGPPDVHLNLQERSRTVVQGSLRQTTQHLPRRTNAWWRVLLIGLLFYILGVLVLGLTGNPNLFPTVVMLGSFMVPVTYVAFFYERRHLSQITLPTTAMSFFYGGVLGVFAAALLEPLFIRRLDLFTAFTVGLIEEFAKILGVLVIARRRRHGSELDGIIIGAAAGMGFAALESSGYAFSAFLRSGGNLSITVIVTLLRGLLSPVGHGTWTAILAGVLFRESKGGRFRVNRKVLGAYLTVSALHGLWDGLPTLMAVLPLPGLDFFIAQSIVGGIGLFILWRRWNEAKRMATAQGQPVASS, encoded by the coding sequence ATGAATATCCCGGCGAAACCTGGGAGGAGGTCGAGGAGGACCTGGAACGCGCCTGGCGAGAGGCGCACAGCCACCAGGGAGAGTGGGAGAAGATCAAGAAGCACGTGCGTGAGGCGTGGGAAAGGGCAAAGGCCGATTGGAACGGGCTGGCCGGCCGAAAGCGGGCCTCCTGACGTCCATTTGAACCTGCAGGAGAGGAGCCGAACCGTGGTCCAGGGATCGTTACGACAAACGACGCAACACCTACCCCGGCGCACGAACGCATGGTGGCGTGTGCTGCTGATCGGCCTGCTGTTCTACATCCTGGGTGTCCTGGTCCTGGGCCTGACCGGGAACCCCAACCTCTTCCCGACCGTGGTCATGCTGGGCAGCTTCATGGTCCCCGTGACCTACGTGGCCTTCTTCTATGAGCGCCGGCACCTCAGCCAGATCACCCTGCCGACGACAGCCATGAGCTTCTTCTACGGCGGGGTCCTGGGGGTCTTCGCGGCGGCACTGCTGGAGCCCCTCTTCATCCGACGCCTCGACCTGTTCACGGCCTTCACCGTCGGCCTGATCGAGGAGTTCGCCAAGATCCTGGGGGTGTTGGTGATCGCACGACGCCGGCGGCACGGCTCGGAGCTGGATGGGATCATCATCGGCGCCGCCGCCGGCATGGGGTTTGCAGCGCTTGAGAGCAGCGGGTATGCCTTCAGCGCCTTCCTCCGCAGCGGGGGCAACCTCTCCATAACCGTCATCGTGACTCTATTGCGCGGGCTGCTCTCGCCGGTGGGCCACGGCACCTGGACGGCCATTCTGGCCGGCGTCCTGTTCCGTGAAAGCAAAGGCGGACGCTTCCGCGTCAACCGGAAGGTGCTAGGGGCTTACCTGACCGTCTCCGCCCTGCATGGGCTGTGGGATGGGCTGCCCACGCTGATGGCCGTACTCCCGCTTCCCGGCCTCGATTTCTTCATCGCACAGTCCATCGTGGGCGGGATCGGCCTCTTCATCCTCTGGCGGCGATGGAACGAGGCCAAGCGGATGGCCACAGCCCAGGGCCAGCCGGTCGCCAGTTCCTGA
- a CDS encoding divalent metal cation transporter: MANRHRLRERRAQVATLARGALPALITGGAGDDPAGVLTYTMVGASTGLSQLWLLVLSTPMLAAANSMAARIALAANDGLAAIIERRYGRAVSFLVVLLLVIANVATIAADTAGVAAVLAMLTGIRWEIFVPGILLVLLLILHKGYLQVKKILTALTAVLLTYVIAAFLARPDWGTVAQATLLPHVVPRRVWLVAALGLLGTTISPYMLFWQAGEEVEELHQGITIQASREDANAWVGMLYSNLIAFFIIVAAAATIHATGGRIESVADAARALAPLGRWGEAAFVVGLLGAGLLALPVLAGSTAYAVAELFGWPEGLGARVAHARGFYIVLAGSLIGGGLISLWPNFRPADALFYSQVLDGVLLPILMLMLLVLSNDERIVGPARNPRWANWVAILTILVALATDFIALLGS; the protein is encoded by the coding sequence ATGGCCAATCGCCACCGATTGCGCGAGCGGAGAGCCCAAGTGGCCACCCTGGCCCGTGGGGCACTGCCGGCGCTCATCACCGGCGGGGCGGGAGACGATCCGGCCGGCGTGCTGACCTACACGATGGTGGGAGCCAGCACCGGCCTCAGCCAGCTGTGGCTCCTGGTGCTCTCCACACCCATGCTGGCCGCCGCCAACAGCATGGCCGCTCGCATCGCCCTGGCGGCCAATGACGGCCTGGCGGCCATCATCGAGAGACGTTACGGACGGGCCGTGAGTTTCCTCGTCGTGCTACTGCTGGTGATCGCCAACGTCGCCACCATCGCGGCGGATACGGCCGGCGTGGCCGCCGTGCTGGCGATGCTCACCGGCATCCGCTGGGAGATCTTCGTCCCTGGCATACTGCTGGTCCTGCTCTTGATCCTGCACAAGGGATACCTCCAGGTGAAGAAGATCCTCACGGCGCTGACCGCCGTCCTGCTGACCTACGTCATAGCGGCTTTCCTCGCGCGGCCGGACTGGGGGACTGTGGCCCAGGCCACCCTACTCCCACACGTCGTGCCACGACGGGTTTGGCTGGTTGCTGCACTGGGCCTGTTGGGCACCACCATCTCCCCCTATATGCTCTTCTGGCAAGCGGGAGAGGAGGTAGAAGAGCTGCATCAGGGGATCACAATCCAGGCCTCTCGTGAAGATGCAAACGCCTGGGTGGGCATGCTCTACAGCAACCTGATCGCCTTCTTTATCATCGTGGCCGCGGCGGCCACGATCCACGCCACGGGCGGACGGATAGAGAGCGTAGCCGATGCGGCGAGGGCGCTGGCCCCCCTGGGGCGATGGGGAGAGGCCGCCTTCGTCGTGGGGCTGCTGGGCGCCGGGCTGTTGGCCCTGCCCGTACTCGCAGGCTCTACCGCCTACGCCGTAGCCGAGCTGTTCGGCTGGCCGGAGGGCCTGGGCGCTCGGGTTGCGCACGCTCGCGGCTTCTACATCGTGCTGGCGGGCAGCCTGATCGGCGGGGGGCTGATCTCCCTGTGGCCCAACTTCCGCCCGGCGGACGCCCTCTTCTACAGCCAGGTATTGGACGGCGTCCTTCTGCCCATCCTCATGCTCATGCTGCTGGTGCTTTCCAACGATGAGCGGATCGTCGGCCCGGCCCGGAACCCACGATGGGCGAACTGGGTGGCGATCCTCACCATCCTCGTCGCGCTGGCAACGGACTTCATCGCATTGCTCGGCTCATAA
- a CDS encoding plasma-membrane proton-efflux P-type ATPase — protein MSHMAGDQAAALSLEELLARLNASTDGLSQAEAQRRLTQYGYNELPEEKGNPILKFLSYFWGPIPWMIEIAAVLSALVHHWEDFGIILALLLMNAVVGFWEEYQAGNAIAALKEKLALKARVKRDGTWTTIPAPELVPGDIIRLRIGDIVPADVRLLEGDPITVDQSALTGESLPVTHKPGDSVYSGSIIKQGEIDALVYATGKDTYFGKTAHLVETAHTVSHFQRAVLKIGDYLIVLALALVILILSVALFRGDNMLTTLQFALVLTVAAVPVAMPAVLSVTMAVGARLLARKQAIVSHLAAIEELAGIDILCSDKTGTLTENKLTLGDPYCVEGESPDQVIFYAALASRAEDQDTIDLAVLGGLKDPQQLSKYHVIHFRPFDPVHKRTEATVKGPDGKTFQVTKGAPQVILALSANAARVKLQVEQAVNEFATRGFRSLGVARTDESGQWQFLGVLPLYDPPRKDSQATIETAEKMGIKVKMVTGDQIAIAKEIARQLGLGANILDASLFAKARFHETGQLSEAIEQADGFAQVFPEHKYHIVDVLQQHGHIVGMTGDGVNDAPALKKADAGIAVSDATDAARAAADIVLLTPGLSVIIDAVKESRKIFQRMNSYAIYRIAETIRVLLFMTLSILVFNFYPVTAVMIVLLALLNDGAILSIAYDHVHYSDQPEAWNMPIVLGIATVLGIAGVFASFGLFYLGERVFHLDRPTIQSLMYLKLSVAGHLTIFVTRTRRPFWSIRPAPILLGAVAGTQLVATLIATYGIFMAPIGWHWALVVWGYALAWFLVNDRIKLAAYRIFDLHQPSLLEH, from the coding sequence ATGTCCCACATGGCCGGCGACCAAGCCGCAGCCTTATCACTGGAGGAGCTGCTGGCACGCCTCAACGCCTCAACGGATGGCCTCAGCCAGGCGGAGGCACAGCGCCGGCTTACCCAATACGGCTACAACGAGCTTCCCGAGGAGAAGGGCAACCCTATCCTGAAGTTCCTTTCCTACTTCTGGGGGCCGATCCCCTGGATGATCGAGATCGCCGCCGTCCTGTCCGCACTGGTGCATCATTGGGAGGACTTCGGCATCATCCTGGCCCTCCTGTTGATGAACGCCGTCGTGGGCTTCTGGGAGGAGTACCAGGCCGGGAACGCCATCGCGGCGCTCAAGGAGAAGCTGGCGCTGAAGGCCCGGGTGAAACGAGATGGCACATGGACGACGATCCCGGCGCCGGAACTCGTGCCTGGTGACATCATCCGGCTGCGCATCGGCGACATCGTGCCCGCCGACGTCCGCCTGCTAGAGGGCGACCCAATCACCGTGGATCAGTCCGCCCTCACCGGCGAGTCCCTCCCCGTCACGCACAAGCCGGGGGACAGCGTCTACTCCGGCTCGATTATCAAACAGGGAGAGATCGACGCTCTGGTCTACGCCACCGGAAAGGACACCTACTTCGGCAAAACGGCCCATTTGGTGGAAACCGCCCACACCGTCAGCCACTTCCAGCGCGCCGTCCTGAAGATCGGCGATTACCTGATCGTGCTGGCCCTGGCGCTGGTGATCCTGATCCTCTCGGTCGCCCTATTCCGAGGCGACAACATGCTCACCACGCTGCAGTTCGCCCTGGTGTTGACCGTGGCCGCGGTGCCCGTGGCCATGCCCGCCGTCCTATCGGTCACCATGGCCGTCGGAGCCAGGCTGCTGGCTCGGAAGCAGGCCATCGTCAGCCACCTGGCCGCCATCGAGGAGTTGGCCGGTATCGACATCCTGTGCTCCGATAAGACCGGCACACTGACGGAGAACAAGCTGACGCTGGGCGACCCATACTGTGTGGAAGGGGAAAGCCCGGACCAGGTGATCTTCTACGCGGCGCTGGCCTCCCGGGCGGAGGACCAGGATACCATCGATCTGGCTGTCCTTGGCGGCCTAAAGGACCCGCAACAGCTGAGCAAATACCATGTGATCCACTTCCGCCCCTTCGATCCCGTCCACAAGCGAACGGAGGCCACCGTGAAGGGGCCGGACGGGAAGACGTTTCAGGTGACCAAGGGGGCGCCCCAGGTGATCCTGGCCCTATCCGCCAACGCGGCCCGGGTGAAACTCCAGGTCGAACAGGCGGTGAACGAGTTCGCCACCCGTGGATTCCGCTCCCTGGGCGTGGCCCGCACGGACGAGAGCGGCCAATGGCAATTCCTGGGCGTGTTGCCCCTGTATGACCCACCCCGCAAGGACTCACAAGCCACCATCGAAACCGCCGAGAAGATGGGGATCAAGGTGAAGATGGTGACCGGGGATCAGATCGCTATCGCCAAAGAGATCGCCCGGCAGCTGGGCCTGGGCGCCAACATCCTGGACGCCAGCCTCTTCGCGAAAGCACGGTTCCACGAGACCGGGCAGCTCTCCGAGGCCATCGAGCAGGCCGATGGGTTTGCACAGGTCTTTCCTGAGCACAAGTACCACATCGTGGATGTGTTACAACAGCATGGGCACATCGTGGGCATGACCGGCGATGGGGTGAACGACGCGCCGGCGCTGAAAAAGGCGGATGCCGGCATCGCCGTCTCGGACGCCACGGACGCCGCCCGGGCTGCGGCGGACATCGTGCTGCTGACGCCCGGACTCTCCGTCATCATCGATGCGGTCAAGGAGAGCCGCAAGATCTTCCAACGCATGAACAGTTACGCCATCTACCGCATTGCCGAGACGATCCGGGTTCTGCTGTTCATGACCTTATCCATCCTGGTCTTCAACTTCTACCCGGTCACGGCGGTGATGATCGTCCTGTTGGCACTACTGAACGATGGCGCCATCCTGTCCATCGCCTACGATCACGTCCACTACTCCGACCAACCCGAGGCATGGAATATGCCCATCGTGTTGGGGATCGCCACGGTCCTGGGCATCGCCGGGGTGTTCGCCTCCTTCGGCCTCTTCTACCTGGGCGAGCGCGTGTTCCACCTCGACCGGCCGACGATCCAGTCCCTGATGTACCTGAAGCTGTCCGTGGCAGGGCACCTCACCATCTTCGTCACCCGCACCCGGCGCCCCTTCTGGTCCATCCGGCCCGCCCCCATCCTGCTGGGCGCGGTGGCGGGGACGCAACTCGTGGCGACGTTGATCGCCACCTACGGAATCTTCATGGCCCCCATCGGGTGGCACTGGGCGCTGGTAGTCTGGGGATATGCGCTGGCCTGGTTCCTGGTGAACGACCGGATCAAACTGGCCGCCTACCGGATCTTCGACCTGCACCAACCCAGCCTGTTGGAACACTGA
- a CDS encoding HEAT repeat domain-containing protein, which translates to MFERLSQEGKKDVHTLIRTLADDDGWAREEAREALVALGKPAVAPLIAALSAPNDHMRWEATKALKEIADPTAASALVKALEDENGGTRWLAAEGLIAIGLAGLPPLLQTLAEHPQSAWLRDGTHHVLHALSEMGYRDEVAPVLKALESIDPTTEIPEAVDTVLRRLAQSADLNTGEKAGDGH; encoded by the coding sequence ATGTTTGAACGATTGAGTCAGGAAGGCAAGAAGGACGTACATACGTTGATCAGGACCCTGGCCGATGATGACGGCTGGGCGCGTGAGGAAGCGCGGGAAGCCCTGGTCGCACTGGGGAAGCCGGCGGTAGCCCCTTTGATTGCGGCGCTCTCGGCTCCCAACGACCACATGCGTTGGGAGGCCACCAAGGCCTTGAAAGAGATCGCCGACCCGACGGCGGCATCGGCATTGGTGAAGGCCCTGGAGGATGAAAACGGCGGCACCCGCTGGCTGGCCGCCGAGGGGCTGATCGCCATCGGGCTCGCCGGGCTCCCCCCCTTGCTGCAAACCCTGGCGGAGCATCCCCAATCGGCCTGGCTACGGGACGGGACCCATCACGTGCTCCACGCCCTATCCGAAATGGGCTATCGAGACGAGGTGGCGCCGGTGTTGAAGGCGTTAGAGAGCATCGACCCGACCACGGAGATCCCGGAGGCCGTGGACACCGTCCTGCGCAGGCTGGCGCAATCTGCGGACCTGAACACAGGGGAGAAGGCCGGCGACGGCCATTGA
- a CDS encoding response regulator transcription factor — MPPAHILLVDDDALLRQSLAFNLEQAGYQVSTAASAEDALALAHRTPPDLVLLDIGLPGMDGLEALRHFQEHLGIPVIFLTARRRELDEVLGLELGADDYITKPFDLDVLLARIKAVLRRARSSESPPREPAPLVVGDLEIDPAAHTVTVAGRPVDLSPREFDLLYTLALEAGHVVSVDDLLARVWGSEYAGESQVVYVHIRWLREKLEETPNHPRRILTIRGVGYKLEPQEA, encoded by the coding sequence ATGCCACCTGCCCATATCCTGTTGGTAGATGACGACGCGCTCCTGCGCCAAAGCCTGGCCTTCAACCTGGAGCAGGCCGGTTATCAGGTCAGCACAGCCGCCAGCGCGGAGGATGCGTTGGCCCTCGCCCATCGTACCCCACCGGACCTGGTCCTTCTGGACATCGGGCTGCCGGGCATGGATGGCCTGGAGGCCCTGCGACATTTCCAGGAGCACCTCGGCATCCCGGTGATCTTCCTCACCGCACGTCGGCGTGAGCTGGATGAAGTGCTGGGCCTGGAGCTGGGGGCCGACGACTACATCACCAAGCCCTTCGATCTGGATGTGCTTCTGGCGCGCATCAAAGCCGTCCTGCGCCGGGCCCGCTCATCGGAATCTCCGCCCCGGGAGCCGGCGCCGCTCGTGGTTGGGGACCTGGAGATCGATCCGGCCGCCCACACGGTCACGGTGGCGGGCCGCCCCGTCGATCTCTCCCCCCGTGAGTTCGATCTGCTGTACACCCTGGCGCTGGAGGCCGGCCACGTAGTCTCCGTGGACGATCTCCTGGCCCGTGTGTGGGGGTCCGAGTACGCGGGGGAATCCCAGGTGGTCTACGTGCACATTCGCTGGTTGCGGGAGAAGCTCGAGGAGACGCCCAACCATCCTCGCCGTATCCTCACGATACGAGGGGTGGGCTATAAACTGGAGCCGCAGGAGGCCTGA
- a CDS encoding PRC-barrel domain containing protein, whose translation MDIPVNAEVHCVDGPCGHVTSVIVNPTNWEITHLVVKEKRFPHTERLVSIDEVVESTPRLVRLRCTAQELSAMDPFIETQFIRAEAPEYTGGPYLMWPYVVPEDLTVRLETEHIPPGELAVHRGDHVEATDGRVGRIDEFLVDPANGHITHLVLREGHLWGQRDVTIPVSAIDRIEEDTVYLKLDKRSIEALPTIPIRRR comes from the coding sequence ATGGACATCCCAGTGAATGCAGAAGTGCATTGCGTTGATGGCCCTTGCGGCCATGTGACCAGTGTGATCGTGAACCCCACCAATTGGGAGATCACCCACCTGGTGGTGAAGGAGAAGCGGTTCCCGCATACGGAGCGCCTAGTCAGCATCGACGAGGTGGTGGAGTCCACCCCTCGCCTGGTACGACTGCGCTGCACCGCTCAGGAGCTATCCGCCATGGATCCCTTCATCGAGACGCAGTTCATCCGTGCGGAGGCGCCCGAGTACACGGGCGGGCCGTATCTGATGTGGCCCTATGTCGTCCCGGAGGACCTGACCGTGCGGCTGGAGACCGAACATATCCCCCCGGGCGAGCTGGCCGTGCACCGGGGAGACCACGTGGAGGCCACCGACGGACGCGTGGGGCGCATCGATGAGTTCCTGGTCGACCCGGCGAACGGCCACATCACCCATCTCGTGCTACGGGAGGGTCACCTCTGGGGGCAGAGGGACGTGACCATCCCCGTCTCGGCCATCGACCGCATAGAGGAGGACACCGTCTACCTGAAGTTAGACAAGCGAAGCATTGAAGCGCTGCCGACGATCCCGATCCGCAGAAGATGA